The following DNA comes from Frankia casuarinae.
GAGGTCGCCACCGCCAAACGGGTGCTGGCCCGGACGGCGAACGAGCTCTGGGCGGACGCGAAGTGGAGCAGCCTCATCCTCGCCGAGCCCGAGGTCTGGGGCATGGAGACCATGACCTCGGACGGTTACACCCTGCGTGTCGCCATCAAGACCCAGCCGCTCAAGCAGTGGGAGGTCGCGCGTGAGCTGCGTGAGCGGGTCCGGACCTCGCTTGGCGCGGCTGGCATCGAGCTCGGTTCCGTGCAACGCAGTGAGGTGACCATGGTCGACGACGACGAGGAGACCGCCGGGAGCCGTGAGGAGGACGACGCGGATCCGGATGCCGGGGTCGGCGGGGGTGACGCGGACGCTCAGGGGACGGATCTGCCGCGGGCACGGATCGACCCGCCCGCCCCCGGCCCGTCGCACCTGAGGGGTTGATCTGGTCGGCCTGGGCGTGCCGGTCGGTCTGTCCGGGCTTGCGGTGGCTGAAACCGTCCTGAGGATCGCGGTACGTCTTCCTGAGACCGGCCCCGCGCAGCACCATCACCGCGTCGGGTGAAGGCAGACTGGGGGCGTGCGGGTACTGGTGGTGGACGACGACGCGGCTGTCCGGGAGTCCCTGGAACGCTCACTGCGGTTCGAGGGGTACGAGGTGGCCACGGCGGTGGACGGGGCGGACGCGCTCGATGTCATCGGCCGCGAGCGGCCGGACATCGTCGTGCTGGACGTGATGATGCCCCGGGTGGACGGGCTGGAGACCTGCCGTCGGCTGCGGGCCCAGGGCGACGACGTCCCGGTGCTCATGCTGACCGCTCGGGACGGCTTGGCCGACCGGGTCAGCGGCTTGGACGTCGGTGCCGACGACTACCTGGTCAAACCGTTCGCCCTGGAGGAGCTGTTCGCCCGGTTGCGGGCACTGATCCGCCGGGCGGCGTTGGCCGCGCGGGTGCGGGCGGCCGGGTCCAGAGGGATCCCCGACTCGACGCTTCGCTACGGCGGGGTCTGTCTGGATCAGGTCAGCCGCCAGGTGACCCGCGGTGATCGGGAGCTGATTCTGACCAAGACCGAGTTCGAGCTGCTGGAGTTGTTTCTCGCTCATCCGCGTCAGGTGCTCTCCCGCTCCATGATCATGGAGCGGGTTTGGGGGTATGACTTCGGCCCGACGTCGAACTCGCTGGAGGTCTTCGTGAGCTACCTGCGCCGCAAGCTCGAGGCGAACGGCGAGCCCAGGCTGTTGCACACCGTGCGCGGAGTTGGCTACGTGCTGCGTGAGCCGTCGGGGGACCGGGCGTGAGCAGTGCCCCCGACCAGGGGGCCGCGCCCTCGCCGTGGTGGCCGCAGCCGGCAGCGGGGCATGCGGCGGTGGGGCAGCCGGTAGCGGGTCGTCCGGCGGTGGGGCAGCCGGTAGCGGGGCATGCGGCGGTGAACGGGCGCGCCGGCCGGTTGGACGGGTTCGCGCGGCGGGTCCACCCGGGACGTCACCCCAGGATCCGGTTTTCCTCCCCGCTCGGTCAGCTGACGTTGCGGGCCCGGCTCGCCCTGCTCGTCGGGATGGCGGTGGCTGCCGCCGTGACGGTCGTCGCCGGGGTGTCGCTGGGGGCGACCAGCATCGTGCTGAACCAGGCCATCGACGACCAGCTCGTAGAGCAGGCTGAGGCGTCGGCGCGCACCATCCAGACCAGCCCGCTGGGGCTGGAACTGCAGGCGTTCAGCTTCGGGCTGGAGGGCCAGTTCCTCGACGCCGCCGGCAATCCGCTGGAGAACGCCGTCTCGTCCTGGAACAGCGTGCGGATCCCGGTCGACTCCGCCGACGCCGAGGTGGCCCGGCGGGAGCGGGCCCAGAACCTGCGCACGATCGCCGTTGACGGGCAGTCCTACCGGCTTGTCACGGTTCCGCTGCAACGTCCCGCGTCCGGCGGTGCATTGCAGCTCGCCCGGCCGACCACCGACGTCGACCGGACCCTGCGCGACCTCGCGCTGGTGCTGCTTGTCGTCGGGATCGTCGGGGTGGTCGGCTCGGTGCTCGCCGGACAGATCGTGGCACGTGCCGCGCTCAAACCCGTTGACGCCGCGGCCGCGGCCGCCGAGGAGGTCGCTCGTACCCAGAATTTGTCGGCGCTCATCCCGGTGACC
Coding sequences within:
- a CDS encoding response regulator transcription factor, encoding MRVLVVDDDAAVRESLERSLRFEGYEVATAVDGADALDVIGRERPDIVVLDVMMPRVDGLETCRRLRAQGDDVPVLMLTARDGLADRVSGLDVGADDYLVKPFALEELFARLRALIRRAALAARVRAAGSRGIPDSTLRYGGVCLDQVSRQVTRGDRELILTKTEFELLELFLAHPRQVLSRSMIMERVWGYDFGPTSNSLEVFVSYLRRKLEANGEPRLLHTVRGVGYVLREPSGDRA
- a CDS encoding sensor histidine kinase; amino-acid sequence: MSSAPDQGAAPSPWWPQPAAGHAAVGQPVAGRPAVGQPVAGHAAVNGRAGRLDGFARRVHPGRHPRIRFSSPLGQLTLRARLALLVGMAVAAAVTVVAGVSLGATSIVLNQAIDDQLVEQAEASARTIQTSPLGLELQAFSFGLEGQFLDAAGNPLENAVSSWNSVRIPVDSADAEVARRERAQNLRTIAVDGQSYRLVTVPLQRPASGGALQLARPTTDVDRTLRDLALVLLVVGIVGVVGSVLAGQIVARAALKPVDAAAAAAEEVARTQNLSALIPVTGSDEITRLAESLNSMLRALEASRARQRQLVDDASHELRTPLTSLRTNIELLLRAEANPHRALPAADHEALLRDVDAQMRELSGLVSELVELARDEAPTEEVERLDLAEIVRAAAERARRRATGKSISIELDATPSTVDGRANMLERAITNLLDNAVKFSPPASVVRVGSRDGEVTVADDGPGIAPEDRVQVFDRFYRATSARGLPGSGLGLAIVADAVHTHRGTVTAESSPSGGALLRMRLPVVDDPGPLGPATTPGPAPNPPDGAASPPDRAGENPRP